A single region of the Glycine max cultivar Williams 82 chromosome 20, Glycine_max_v4.0, whole genome shotgun sequence genome encodes:
- the LOC100777262 gene encoding probable carboxylesterase 120: MSLKSVTVLTTYLIYASIVAKSAMDPYKALNIILNPNGTLTRLSIPPQSPPSPDPTLPTAVLSKDLTINQSKHTWARIYLPHKALDYSPNTNSKLPLIVFYHGGGFLFYSANSTYFHDFCVRMANDTQSVVVSVDYRLAPEHRLPAAYEDSVEALHWIKSSNDPWLRHADYSRCYLMGESAGGNIAYTAGLRAAAEVDQIKPLKIKGLILIQPFFGGTKRTPSEVRLAEDQTLPLPITDLMWNLSLPVGVDRDYEYSNPTIKGGAKILDRIKALGWKVAVFGVEGDPLVDRERELVGLLQHKGVQVVGLFYQGGRHGIFVGDPSMSVKVFDLLKTLH; encoded by the coding sequence ATGTCACTAAAGTCAGTTACTGTATTGACTACATATCTCATCTATGCATCCATAGTTGCTAAGTCAGCTATGGATCCCTACAAGGCCCTCAACATCATCCTGAACCCAAACGGAACCCTCACACGCTTAAGCATTCCTCCACAAAGCCCTCCCTCACCGGATCCCACTCTCCCCACAGCGGTTCTCTCCAAAGATCTCACCATCAACCAATCCAAGCACACCTGGGCCCGGATCTACCTACCCCACAAAGCACTCGATTATTCCCCCAACACCAACTCCAAACTACCCCTCATCGTGTTCTACCACGGTGGTGGCTTTCTCTTCTACAGCGCCAACTCCACTTACTTCCACGACTTCTGCGTCAGGATGGCCAACGACACTCAATCCGTCGTCGTTTCAGTCGACTACCGCCTCGCCCCGGAGCACCGACTCCCCGCGGCCTACGAAGACTCCGTGGAGGCGCTGCACTGGATCAAATCCTCCAACGACCCCTGGCTACGTCACGCGGATTACTCCCGTTGTTATCTCATGGGAGAGAGCGCCGGGGGCAATATCGCCTACACCGCGGGTCTACGTGCAGCCGCGGAGGTTGATCAGATCAAACCACTCAAAATAAAAGGGTTGATATTGATTCAACCGTTTTTCGGTGGGACCAAGAGGACTCCGTCAGAGGTAAGGCTTGCCGAGGATCAGACTCTACCTTTGCCTATCACTGATCTGATGTGGAATCTTTCATTGCCGGTTGGCGTTGACCGTGACTACGAGTATTCCAATCCAACGATCAAGGGTGGTGCTAAGATTTTAGATCGGATTAAGGCTCTTGGGTGGAAGGTTGCAGTGTTTGGGGTTGAAGGGGACCCACTGGTGGACCGTGAAAGAGAATTGGTGGGACTGCTACAGCACAAGGGTGTGCAAGTGGTTGGACTATTTTACCAAGGGGGTCGACATGGCATTTTCGTGGGTGACCCTTCTATGTCTGTTAAAGTCTTTGATCTACTCAAAACTCTTCATTGA
- the LOC102669640 gene encoding uncharacterized protein: MGLTTGPSFITTTIMSMDHQERRKKTVSQSPPSTLMELRSAGSNGCLGTLIQRGSVTEFERLTNRIVGLSPPVLLSCFISDLNPKIRREVQALQPTSLPHATALARLQEDKLNDRQKYSRSSFPSPEPRASAPLNQSQTPRLKTPFIQRTQEDMAYRCEKGLCYNCDEKWNSSHRCKGRVLFFIADFEDPFFPEPSSLEKPPSPTVEPTQSFDPSSLHPHISLHAMAGVPATDTFRLYGVVNHARVTILVDSDSTHNFVQPRVVKFFNLLMEDMMLLRVQMGNGSVLDCRQLCSSTTLLIQNHSFTVTLCVLPLSGVDIVLGVEWLRTLGLIITDYSSFTMQFTHLGQPITLRTDVQSNIEPALAHQVKRMIHTHSTSTLFHLSLLPVSQPEPSIDPVHLISAINKLLLKFSSLFHQPTTLPLPCQHDHHINLIPSANPVNVRPYRYPHFQKIKIEKQVMALLDSSLIQPSRSPFSSLVLLVKKKDGMWRMCVNYRALNSITVRDRFLLPTIEELIDELGRALWFSKLDLRQGFHQILMVDKDVPKAVFRTHHGHYEYLVMPFGLCNTSLTFQATMNAVLNPFLR; encoded by the exons ATGGGTCTCACTACAGGTCCATCcttcatcaccaccaccatcatgtCAATGGACCACCA ggAACGCCGGAAGAAGACCGTATCACAGTCGCCTCCTTCTACCTTGATGGAGTTGCGCTCAGCTGGTTCCAATGGATGTTTAGGAACG TTGATACAACGCGGTTCCGTCACGGAGTTTGAAAGATTAACGAATCGCATCGTAGGTCTCTCCCCACCTGTGTTGCTGAGTTGTTTCATCTCCGATCTCAACCCAAAGATTCGTCGAGAAGTACAAGCATTACAACCTACGTCATTACCTCACGCTACGGCTCTTGCTCGACTCCAAGAAGATAAGCTCAACGATCGTCAGAAATACTCTCGTTCCTCTTTTCCTTCTCCAGAACCACGAGCCTCAGCACCCCTTAACCAAAGCCAGACACCTCGACTTAAGACTCCATTTATTCAGCGTACCCAGGAGGATATGGCCTATAGGTGTGAGAAAGGCCTGTGTTACAACTGCGATGAGAAATGGAACTCATCTCATCGTTGTAAGGGTCGAGTCTTGTTCTTCATTGCCGACTTTGAGGACCCTTTTTTCCCGGAACCCAGCTCACTAGAAAAACCACCTTCCCCAACTGTCGAACCTACTCAATCCTTTGACCCCTCCTCACTGCACCCTCACATCAGCTTACACGCCATGGCTGGCGTCCCTGCTACTGATACATTCCGCCTCTACGGAGTTGTCAATCATGCTCGTGTCACCATTTTGGTAGACAGTGATAGTACTCACAACTTCGTACAACCACGAGTTGTGAAGTTCTTCAATTTATTAATGGAGGATATGATGCTCCTTCGAGTGCAGATGGGTAATGGCTCTGTTCTGGATTGCCGACAGCTCTGCTCCTCCACAACTTTGCTCATTCAGAATCATTCTTTCACGGTAACATTGTGTGTCTTACCGTTAAGTGGCGTCGACATCGTATTAGGGGTAGAATGGCTACGCACTTTGGGCCTAATCATTACTGATTACTCCTCCTTCACCATGCAATTCACCCACCTTGGTCAGCCTATTACCCTTCGCACTGATGTTCAATCAAATATTGAGCCAGCTTTGGCCCACCAGGTAAAACGCATGATCCACACCCATTCGACATCAACACTTTTCCATTTGTCTCTCTTACCCGTTAGCCAGCCCGAACCATCCATAGACCCGGTCCACCTCATTTCCGCCATTAACAAGCTTTTGCTGAAATTTAGCTCATTATTTCACCAACCCACGACCCTACCCCTACCTTGCCAACACGACCATCACATCAATCTTATTCCCTCAGCTAACCCCGTTAACGTTAGGCCTTACAGGTATCCTCATTTTcagaaaatcaaaattgagaAACAGGTAATGGCTCTGCTTGACTCCAGCCTTATTCAACCAAGCCGTAGTCCTTTCTCTTCTCTGGTGTTATTGGTGAAAAAGAAAGATGGGATGTGGCGAATGTGTGTCAACTATAGGGCGCTTAACTCCATCACGGTAAGGGATCGTTTTCTGCTTCCAACTATCGAAGAGCTCATTGATGAATTAGGTCGTGCTTTGTGGTTTTCTAAGCTTGACTTACGTCAGGGCTTCCATCAGATTTTAATGGTGGATAAGGACGTTCCTAAAGCAGTTTTTCGAACCCACCATGGCCATTACGAGTATTTGGTCATGCCTTTTGGCCTTTGCAACACATCGTTAACATTTCAGGCAACCATGAACGCCGTCCTCAACCCTTTTTTGCGATAA
- the LOC100777786 gene encoding carboxylesterase 1, with the protein MDRRTMSMMSSKVDPFQHLKLVPNSDGTITRQRDDPPISPSLNPTLPVLTQDATINRSNNTFARIFLPREALDSSPSNNLPLVVYFHGGGFVLFSAASDFFHDACVNLADDTNSIVVSVEYRLAPEHRLPAAYEDAVEALHWIKAQSNDWLRNHADFSNCYLMGSSAGANIAYHVGLRVAAELNVYGDNYLAPLKIRGLILSQPFFGGTKRVPSEVRLVDDPVLPPHVCDLLWELSLPLGVDRDHEYCNPTAGDGPVILDRVRQLAWRVLVSGCHGDPLLDHQMALARLIEEKGVAVVTRFDQGGCHGIEVRARKHQNQLYNLVKDFIA; encoded by the coding sequence ATGGATCGAAGGACTATGTCTATGATGTCTAGCAAAGTTGATCCCTTCCAGCATCTCAAACTCGTCCCCAATTCCGACGGCACGATCACTCGCCAGCGTGATGACCCACCCATCTCACCCTCACTCAATCCCACCCTTCCCGTCCTCACCCAAGACGCAACCATCAACCGATCAAACAACACCTTCGCCCGCATATTCCTACCCCGCGAAGCACTCGATTCCTCCCCCTCCAACAACCTCCCTCTCGTCGTTTACTTCCACGGCGGCGGCTTCGTCCTCTTCAGCGCCGCCTCTGACTTCTTCCACGACGCATGCGTAAACCTCGCAGACGACACCAACTCCATCGTCGTTTCCGTGGAGTACCGCCTCGCACCGGAACACAGACTCCCCGCGGCGTACGAAGATGCCGTCGAAGCGCTGCACTGGATCAAAGCACAGTCAAACGATTGGTTGCGCAACCACGCGGATTTTTCCAACTGTTACCTTATGGGAAGTAGCGCCGGAGCAAACATCGCGTACCACGTGGGTCTACGTGTAGCTGCGGAGCTTAACGTTTATGGAGACAATTATCTGGCGCCACTTAAGATCAGAGGGCTGATATTGAGTCAGCCGTTCTTCGGAGGAACGAAGAGGGTGCCTTCTGAGGTGAGGCTTGTGGACGATCCGGTTTTGCCGCCGCACGTGTGTGACTTACTGTGGGAGTTGTCGCTGCCCCTGGGGGTTGACCGTGATCACGAGTATTGCAATCCGACGGCTGGCGATGGGCCTGTGATTCTGGATCGGGTGAGGCAGCTTGCGTGGCGGGTGCTGGTGAGTGGGTGCCATGGGGACCCACTTCTGGATCATCAGATGGCTCTGGCAAGACTGATAGAGGAGAAGGGTGTGGCTGTGGTCACCCGTTTTGACCAAGGGGGATGTCATGGGATTGAGGTTCGTGCTCGTAAGCACCAAAACCAACTCTATAACCTAGTCAAAGATTTTATTGCATAA
- the GA20OX8 gene encoding gibberellin 20 oxidase 2 — protein MAIDCITSIPMMPQAPPQETTKEQQEQQPLVFDASVLRHQLHIPSQFIWPDEEKACLDEPELLVPFIDLGGFLSGDPVAAAEASRLVGEACQKHGFFLVVNHGIDQRLISDAHLYMEHFFGLPLSQKQRAQRKPGEHCGYASSFTGRFSSKLPWKETLSFQYSADKNSSPTLVKDYLCSKMGNEFEQFGKVYQDYCDAMSRLSLGIMELLGMSLGVGRACFREFFEENSSIMRLNYYPPCQKPDLTLGTGPHCDPTSLTILHQDQVGGLQVCVDNEWHSIKPDFNAFVVNVGDTFMALSNGRYKSCLHRAVVNSQTTRKSLAFFLCPRSDKVVSPPCELVDNLGPRLYPDFTWPMLLEFTQKHYRADMKTLEAFANWLQRKSN, from the exons aTGGCAATAGACTGCATAACAAGTATACCCATGATGCCTCAAGCACCACCCCAAGAAACAACCAAAGAACAACAAGAACAGCAGCCACTGGTGTTTGATGCCTCAGTCCTCAGACACCAACTTCACATACCCTCACAATTCATCTGGCCCGATGAGGAGAAAGCATGCTTGGACGAACCCGAGTTGTTGGTCCCATTCATTGACTTGGGAGGGTTCCTCTCTGGTGATCCAGTTGCCGCAGCGGAAGCCTCAAGGCTTGTTGGTGAGGCATGCCAAAAGCATGGCTTTTTTCTGGTTGTGAATCACGGGATTGATCAACGGTTGATATCTGATGCTCATCTTTACATGGAGCACTTCTTTGGTCTTCCCCTGTCTCAGAAACAGAGGGCACAGAGGAAGCCAGGGGAGCACTGTGGTTATGCTAGTAGCTTCACTGGCAGGTTCTCCTCAAAGCTCCCTTGGAAAGAGACACTTTCCTTTCAGTACTCAGCTGACAAAAACTCATCACCAACTCTTGTCAAAGACTACTTGTGCAGTAAAATGGGCAATGAGTTTGAGCAATTTGG GAAAGTTTACCAGGATTACTGTGATGCCATGAGCCGTCTTTCTTTAGGTATAATGGAGCTTCTAGGAATGAGCCTTGGAGTTGGTAGAGCCTGCTTTAGGGAGTTTTTTGAAGAGAATAGTTCAATAATGAGGCTCAATTACTACCCTCCTTGTCAAAAACCTGACCTCACTTTGGGCACTGGACCTCATTGTGATCCAACATCTTTGACCATTCTTCACCAGGACCAAGTGGGTGGCTTGCAAGTTTGTGTTGACAATGAGTGGCATTCCATCAAGCCGGATTTCAATGCTTTTGTTGTCAATGTTGGTGATACCTTCATG GCACTTTCAAATGGGAGATACAAGAGTTGCTTGCATAGGGCAGTGGTGAATAGCCAGACAACAAGaaaatctcttgctttctttttgtGTCCAAGAAGTGACAAGGTGGTAAGTCCACCATGTGAATTAGTGGACAATTTGGGCCCAAGGCTATACCCTGATTTTACATGGCCAATGCTGCTTGAGTTCACTCAAAAGCATTACCGAGCTGACATGAAAACCCTTGAGGCATTTGCCAACTGGCTGCAACGGAAAAGTAACTGA